One genomic region from Chitinivorax sp. PXF-14 encodes:
- a CDS encoding integrase core domain-containing protein: RYSERLAEAGIEPSVGSKGDSYDNALAETINGLYKAELIHRRAPWKSKESLEIATLEWVSWFNHHRLLAPIGYI, from the coding sequence CGTTACAGCGAGCGTCTCGCAGAGGCTGGCATTGAGCCCTCGGTGGGAAGTAAAGGGGACAGCTACGATAACGCTTTGGCCGAGACGATCAATGGGTTGTACAAGGCGGAGTTGATCCATCGACGAGCTCCGTGGAAGAGCAAGGAATCGCTGGAAATTGCGACGCTGGAATGGGTGTCGTGGTTCAACCATCATCGGTTGCTGGCCCCGATCGGTTATATTC